A segment of the Patescibacteria group bacterium genome:
GGAAACTTGTCTGGCATTGAATTGTTGTGTTATTTTTGTGATAAGTATACTCTCTTCATTTACACAAGTATATATATTACATACAATTCATGTATGAATATATTTTTACAATGGCTAGTATCTGCTTTAGCCGTACTTATTACAGCTTACCTATTACCGGGGGTTACTCTCTCAGGATTTGGTGCAGCACTTATTGTCGCAGTAATATTAGGAGTCTTAAATATTTTTATTCGGCCAATTCTACTCATTCTTACTCTCCCAATTAATATACTCACGTTGGGATTATTTACCTTTGTCGTAAACGCACTCATCATTATGCTTGCATCAGGAGTTTCTCCTGGCTTTTATGTTGTGAACTTTTGGTGGGCACTTATCTTTAGTGTTGTCCTTTCACTCGTAAACTCATTGTTTGATCGAATGGTTGCAAAAGATCCAAACTAGATGACCTCGCTCGTCAAAATCCACCCTTTTACATAGCGATCTATTACCGCGTATACTTTTTATGGCTCAAAATATTGGTTATGCGACCATATATCTGTACTCCTGTAAAAAACTGTTGTAATTACGAAGCAGTATTCCATACGGCTGAGATACCTGTTAATTACTCATATTGATCAACCCGCTGTGCTTGCTATAGTGCCAAAGTCGGTTTATTAGGGATTAAGTAGGTGTATATAAATGAGTAAGCTGTTAGTTCGCAAGATCATCATGGTGACACTGGTGATGGTTCTCGCAGGAGTAAGTACTGGGGCACTTCAGGTTTTTGCCCAGATACGAGATTATAGATACGATTACGAAAAAACTAAAACAAGTCCTGAATATATTACTAGCATAAATAATTATTGGAAAAAATATTGGCAGAATTATTATAAAATAGCCGAAGCATCATCAACTCCAACTGTCGCAACAACTACTCAGCCAGTAGCAACAACTACCCCACCACAAATACCAACTACAATGACTGGCACACAAGATACTTTTGGTATCAAAAAATTGTACACGACAATTTCTGGTGGAAAAGAATGGGCATCATCTTGGAATAATGGTGTCGCTCGAAACTTTACAGGGGTAGATCCAAAAGATCCATGGTTTGATGCCGATCATGGTAATGCTTCATACAAAGTTGATGGTCAGGGACAATTAAAAATTACTGGCTCTGTACCCCGCATGTATATTCACGATCCAGCTCTACAAAACAGTTGGAGAAATGTTGAGATG
Coding sequences within it:
- a CDS encoding phage holin family protein is translated as MNIFLQWLVSALAVLITAYLLPGVTLSGFGAALIVAVILGVLNIFIRPILLILTLPINILTLGLFTFVVNALIIMLASGVSPGFYVVNFWWALIFSVVLSLVNSLFDRMVAKDPN